AGTTGAGGGtttttttagaagaaattattattgttattattattaattatagtaACACTAATGATCGTTATGTAACCCGTTTTTTGAGAATTTGAACTTTGTCCTTGAGATTACaaatcactcttcttctttttttggtgaatGAGATTAcaaatcacttttttttgttgttgaaagaTTACAAATCACTCTATTATCACTAAATGTGAAACTTGAAATTGGAAATTGCTTGATATAAAAATTGGAATATACTACTTCATCTTGATTACtcaatttgtttctttttaagtGTCATTTTAGATTACTGCACACATGATCCATGCACAActtgatcattaatatttttaattgtctattataaaaaaattatgaaaattttatattttgaaaatattcgtcgagacaaattgaacaacatcttatttgttaatatttatttttatatattaataaaaaaaaattatgatcaaGGTAGATTATATGAATAGTGTGATTCTCAAACGACATATAAAAAGGAACGGATAAAGTActattttgctttatttttctttctcctttTTATGCATCAAATAGATCCCATATGATTTGATAAAGAGCAGTGCTATTTATCCCGATGGATTTTTCACGAATTGATCACGAATTCCATTTTGGCCAATTAAAATCGTTGTTTAGCGGAAAACAGGGGGGTCATGGTTTTAGTTTATGATATATATTAAGTAAAACTTGCACTcgtgaaattgtcgggaggttTCTCTCGTGATAAGTAGCAATTTCCTTTGATAAAATATATTCAGCCATGGTAATTCACCCCACAAAAATTGAAACACAAATATAGGAAAAAGCAaggcaaaaaaatattttatccacAAAATAAAATACCCACATACacttataaaataagaaaaaagacTCCTGTTACTATATTTCAATAATTGaaccattaaatttttttcaatggCTCTCTCTCTTAGCCAGTGCCATGACGCTCAAGACACTGGTCGATAACTCGGAGGATTATCTCTAATCTTCAGAGATACTTGCTAAATGAGGCCTCCATATTCCAACACGGCCTTTCTTGCGATCCCGTCTTGATGATTTCTTCTCTTTATATTGTAAGTGACCATTTTTATCTTCGCCTTCGCCATCATCACTGCACTTGGTGCTTCTTTTCTTTGAAGACAACGACGATTTCTTGTTGATATGAGAGTCACTAACGATTGATCCATTTCGTTTGTTCTCCGGCAAAGATGTTTCCGGGATCAAGAAATATATGCTTCCTCTCTTGAGCTCAGTCTCCGGCGAAATGATCAAAATCCGGCGAACAACGCCTTGAGAACTTGGTTTGCTTAGAATATGATTAGGGTTGGCTTTGAGAATCTCTCCTGCTGTTATTGAATGTGTGATCTCATCTACACACCCATTCAAATGAACTATTCGGATCAAATCTAGTGCTCCACAAGGAAGAACACAAGCCAAACAACACCTTAAACTATTACCCATATTAGTATAACTTTTATgctaaaataaacaaaaaagaaaaatgtagaAAATTAATCAAGCTTTTTATGAGCCTTTTGGGATTGTTTGAACCGGAGAAAAAGTGTGGGATGAGTTTGGTATATATAGCAACAACCATTCTCATAATGCAAATGAAgggttggattttttttttttttttgttcaatgaAGGGTTggattttaataataattttgatgtgAAGTTCTAGTTAATAATTAAGGAACAATATGtcgatttgaatttgaatttgaatttacaaaattacccttgagAATGTATTCAAATTTATGTGGTTTGGATTTTCACATGGTGGGGTTCAttgtttttgaaacaatagTTTCTTGTAGGTTGCTTTAAGGAAGTGATTAGTAttgttttagttttaaaataaataaaatatacagaCTAACCAAttgaattgaaataaaaaaaaactatataaatcaggataattttaattaatttattgagTGTATAATTTAAATATGAGTTATGGTTGGTAGCACAGCTATGTCTTATTTGATCTATATACTTTAAACAAAGAGTTTGATCTAGTACAATTATTAGTACTGTTTTTCTTCCTGACAATTCTCTTTTAATTACAACATCAAAGTGAGTGACAAAATATTCCTCCTTCTTCATTATATTTATATCTAGTATCTATGATATATTAATGAGAAATTAATTTCAGTGGTAGCTATAATTTTCTAATGTGTCAAACCATAATACCATATATATTATGTACTTCATCTTTTTTTCtcctttaatttaaataagtagTTTTCACATAGatcatttattttcataattttgtcGTCTCAGTGTAGcgttgtttgatttttcatcttagtatgatGCTCATTTGATTatcagtcttttttttttaagaagctaaattagcccacccaaattggctccagagagaatcgaatctCAGACCttaagaggagcacactcccaggtcacAAGTCAAtcccaatgcaccaacccaagtagGTTTTTGATTATCAGTCTTATTGTGGTGTTCATTTGGTTAGCATTGATAGATCAAACTATTGATTCAAAAAATAAGTAGTTTGCTAAGGATGTTGATCAATAGATTTGGATATGCTGGTTACTTTGATTTTGTCACATTTTTGTAGCATAAGTATGTCGCTTTATATTATTAACTTTAACATGAGAGGATCAGTTCTTGCATCAACTGGTTTCATTCCCCTTCCAATCGCAGTTGGAAGAGATTGAACTGTAATCATTTTTCTCAAATTCAATGTCAATCTCACCActtaaccaactaacaattaaCCTTGAATATTTCATCACACTAGAAAATCTAGGCTTTTAGTTGCATGAATGTTAGTAAATTATTACCTACTACCAACCAGATTAATAAATGACTAATTACTCGAACTAGGTAAGAATCGCGAAATAAAATGCATCTCTACCATTTACCCCAAAAAAATATGCATCTCTACCATGTGCGTAGTTTGTCTTACAAGAAATAATTCgaatcttttttatttactcATTTGAcacttattatatttttaagttgTGACAACAAATACACTAATTGAAAAAACAGAAGAAACAAATCATCATTTCCGATAAACTGTGGCCATGGTTAATGAAAGATTAATTTAGATTTTAGATCAAGAAACTGCCAAGAGGAGAAGTAATATATGTGAAATGTCAAGGTTAAAAAGAGGCATAATTAGTctattgatcccttaaagatattttaggttttataatggtctcttaaagaaaaaaaggtctggattgatctcttaaagaaaaaaaggttcggattggtcccttaaaagaaaaaagacccggattggtcccttaaagacatatatttttgtcatattggtcattttcgttaaattttaactccaaatataacaaaaaatttcaatggttaaaattttaaaaattaataaggtttttggtggatcACTTACACTTAATAACATCTACAATCCAGTCTACTAAATCTAaggttttttgtaaaaaattgacggaaaggaccaattgagaaacgaatgtgtttttaagggaccaatcttgacctttttttttaagggaccattgtgaaacttaaaatatctttaagggaccaaaaaactaattaagccttaaaaaGAAACCATACGTATACATGACACCTAATCAAAAACTCATCCACGATTAAATATcgataaaatatttgtaaaatttaGCGTAACTGataaatattgatattattatgtttgtatattttcatccaaattaaaaatatacagtaAACTAATGATTATGCGTGTAAAATTTTGCATAGTAATTATTCTTAATCGGATTTTTGGGCTGAATCAAGTTCAATGTCACATTCATCAGCTCAATGTCACATACATTGACCTATAGATATAACATTTTTCCACCTCCTAAGGTATGCATTACTCTAACTCTGGATCTCCATCTCAAGCTTATATACTGACTTGGGTGTCATAATGTTTTCTACAAGTACCCCCACTTTTTTGCATCATCAATCACCTTCAACGCTCGAATTCCGACTTTCGACTCAAAACAATCATTCCACTGGTTCACACTATTGTGAATTTTCTactctctattttattttttaagataaaactTGAATTCGATTACGAACAGTAATTATCATTTCATCTACGatcaaatgaaacataaaagaaactaaactcaaaatgaatgaaatacAGCTAGCTAGCTTGAAATAAAGACAAATAAAACTCGAAAATTAAGAAATCCGCGTTTAAAGGTAACCGTGTTTACTGGTAGAATCTTTATGCTTCGAATTATTCACTTAATTAGTTAGTAGTAGTTAATTAGGTACATTTCATATTGGGAAGTACATTTCTTCAAATACGTACGGTAGTGTGTATGTGTGTGAGTGTGTCTGTCTAAAAATGCTATATTAACGGTTAAGAATAAGCATTTGCAGTTCTAAACTACTCTCTccattccaaaatataagatatCATTGACCACCGCACGTTTGctaatacataattttgattacgaatatttttagttttctattagaaaaaattatagaagtttgatattttaaaaatattcatcaaaataaatcaaacgaaatattatatgataatatttacaattatatactgtcataaaaataagataaaaacaaGACATGtgaatagtgcatttagtcaaagaaattcttataaaatgggacggagggagtaatactATTTTGTTTGTctaaaattttgaatatttgttcTGCACTTAATATGTGGCAGTTTAGAATGGATTACATGAACTCGGCACGGTGGACATTAataattttagtaaattttgtctGAAATTTAGAGATAGCTCGGGAGAAATAACATGGTCAATATTTCAAGACTACAAGAGATAAATGTCATATCTTCACTCAAAACTTTAAATATTAGGTTTATGTGTCGtctctcttataaatttaacatttttttatttatagtcgatgtgagacttaaacACTCATACTTGAATTCCAACAATCTTCCCCAAGTGTGAGTTTTTGATAAAGTGCTAAATATTGGTTAAAATGCATGTTTAAAAGGCACTTATTGAATACAAATCCTTGGAATATAAATcacttttgatgtaaatatagtGTGTACTAAGAAATTGTGCAAGAATTATCAAATCCAACCATTTTGTTAGGTTCATGCTgatattaaagaaaagaaacaaaatcctgaagcattcgctgcagcgagcatgcagcgaacaAAGGCAGAGATTTCATAGTACTTGGCGAACACCCAGCGAACCTGCAGCGAACAAACTCGCTACAGCGAAACCacagcgagcatgcagcgaacgAAGGCAGGGAGTCCAAGGTACTTGGCGAACACtcagcgagcatgcagcgaataagctcgctgcAGCGAGCACCTAGCGAGCATAGGATGAGTCACAGCTAAATACACGTGTCAGCAAACCTCTTCAACTAAGCAACTTCTTCGCGCAGCGAACAAGGATTCGCGTAGCGAATAGGCTTTTTCCAgaagtctataaatagcatttcagatcattttgtaaaatatcaAGTTAGATAATATCAGATAGAAAAACACTATTTTCATAGATATATCCTGTTAGTGAGGCTTTGAAGGTGGATTCCAcacaacttgagaaatcaagcccAATGGTTTTTCAATCCTTCTCATCTTCACTCTTTTGTAAGTTTATCATGGCTATTCATAGCTAaatctcttttgttgggattggATGTAATTGAATTATGATCATGAATCTAGTTTAACCTTGCtatatgtgttttatttatcaatcattattaGTGATGTCcttgttttcatgcttttattaaaagatttaaatgatatagacatatgttatttgaatcaaagataggataatcacttgttaaagttcaaagtttagacatagattTTGAGATTTAATAGTCACTTAAAGTattagagcttaatgctattttatcgattaatgattcgagacatcggaAAGTTAATAGATACAATAGATTTCAAGACATATTCCGGACACGGTTATGATCAACGAGTAATACGTGACGATattgattggtaaatgaaatatatatatcaatagttaactgatacatgtgaatgatttgatgaaagccaattccaacaagtttttatcttaaaagtttatcacgcacttttatcgcaattttatgttacgaaaccaaatcaaaacaaacccgcacttagaatcatggaatttgtgtatgtacaattgatatcacactagtccctgtggatacgatataacgaaaatacttgcttttgtatttcaacaaaatggcgccgttgccggggactggcgtttGATATTAGTTGTTTAATCGCAATTTCTATCGTTTTAAGCAATTTTGTACTTTTTAATTTCAGTTACTATTCGTTATCTTTTGTGCACGCTAACTTGTCTGGTTAGATTGTTGTCCTGTTTATGCGAGGAAAGATTTCTGCAGAGAATTTACTTTTTGATCCAGAAATCGAAAGAACAGCTCGAAGGAAtaacagtcaaagaaagaaaaggaaacaattagccaaacaaaagaggctgcaagaagaaaattctgcttctatttcttcaacatcCTCAATAGCCGAAGAGATGGCTGACGATCCGCCACGTAACGAAGGTGCCGGTATGAGGCCATGTCACAACAGTCCACGAAGGCTTGCTCATCTTGCAAGACCTCCCAGAGGTGCAAGACAGACGGAGATGAAAACCGGTCTCTTGCAACTGTTATATGCTAACCCTTTTACAGGTTTATCACATGAAGATCCATACAATCATTTGGTCAAATTTTATGAAATTGCCGGTTCACTTGGAGCCCCTGAAGCGGAGGAGGAAGCGGTGTTCATGAGAATGTTTCCACATTCATTGATAGGAAAAGCCAAAGATTGGTACCTTGATTTACCAGCTCAAGTCATGACAAATTGGAATATTTTGGAAGAAAAGTTTCTTGATCGATTCTTTCCGCATCACAAGTTCATGGAGTCAAAGACATCAATCGCAGTGTTTTCTCAAGGTTCCAATGAGACTCTATGTGAAGCATGGGATCGATACAAAGCAATGCTGCGTAAATGCCCTAATCATGGATTTGATGAACTAacccaaattcatatttttagaaatggtCTTTTGCAGGATTCAAAGCTCCTTTTAGATGCAACAGCAGGTGGTTCTCTTTTATCATTAAGTGCTGCAGATGCTACGACTATCATTGAAAAAATGTCACTTAGTGATCGACAAAGTGAACGCAGCAAAACTCAAAGGAAGCCTGGGATTCTTGAACTTGATCCATCAGATGCTGTATTGGCTCAAAATAAGCTTCTTACCAACACGGTGGAGGAGTTATCCAAACAAATGTCAAAGTTGATGACTCTTCAAGAAGGATCGGGGAAAGCAAAGCAAGTAGCATCTTGTGAATTATGCACCGGAGATCATCCAACTGGTCATTGTCCTCCATCTCATGAAGAGGTGAACTTCATGGCAAATCAACAAAGACAGAGTCAGTATCCGAATAATGCTGGCTATCAAAGGGGAAACAGCTCAAACTATGGTCAAGGTTGGAGACAAGATGTTGGCTCATCAAATAGGCAAAGACAATATGAAAGCTACAGTCAACCACCGGTACaacaaactcaaaattcaaGTTTGGAAGAAGCTTTGAGATCATTCATAGAGACGCAGACCAAacagaatcaacaacaaaatttgatgaatcaacaacaaaatcagtTTGTGCAAGAAACTCAAGTCTACCAAAGAGGCAATGATGCGGTGTTAAGAAATCTTGAGACTCAGATTGGTCAAATAGCAAAAGAAATGGCCAATAACAAAAATCAAGGAGGATCATTTGCAGCCAACACCGAACCGAATCCAAAAGAACAATGCAAGTCAATTACAACAAGAAGCGGTAAGGAAGTTGGCAAGGGAATAGGTGATAATTTGAGGAAGGAAGAGGAGGTGATGAGACGAGCagatgaagaggaggaaggagaAAGTGAGAATGAAGCAGAAGAGAATAAAAAGGAAGAAttagttgaaaaagaaaaaaatgaaaaaacagaaaaaaatgaaaaaattgcaGAGAAGGGAGAGAAGGAGGTTGaagtgagaaaagaaaagagtagTTTACCTCAACATCTGCCTTATCCACATGCTCCATCAAAGAAGGATAAAGAAAGGCAGTATGCAAGGTTTATGGATATCTTTAAAAGATTGCAAATCAACATTCCATTTTCCGAAGCTTTAGAGCAGATGCCAACATAtgcaaaatttatgaaagaAATCCTTACCAAAAAGAGGaagtataatgatgatgaagtcaTTCAACTTGATGCAAGCTGTAGTGCCATTATTCAACGAACCCTtccgacaaaagaaaaagatccgGGGAGAGTCACGTTGCCAGTCACCATTGGTAATGTGAATGTTGGAAAAGCCCTTATTGATCTAGGGTCAAGCATCAATCTTATTCCTTTATCGGTGATTCAACGGGTTGGTGGTCTTGACATCACCCGTACAAGAATGACGTTGCAACTTGCTGATAAATCCATCACTCGTCCATCGGGAATGGCTGAAGATGTTCTTGTAAAAGTTGATAAGTTTATGTTCCCTATAGACTTTGTGGTGATGGacattgaagaagatgatgatgttcCATTAATTCTTGGAAGGCCATTCATGAAAACAGCTCGTATGATGATTGATATTGATGACGGGGTGATGAAAGTTCGAGTTCAAGATGAGGAGGTTAGTTTTAATTTGTGGGAAGCTATGAAGCATCCACATGAGAAAGATATGTGCTTCAAACTTGATGCAACTGAAGAAGCCATATTAGATGTAAGAAAGCAAGCACATAGACCTTCATCTCTTGAACAGGCCTTGACAGATGCTTTCGAAGCACTTGACCccgagaaagaagaagagattgAGGACTTCTTGAAGCAACTTGATGCTTTTGAAGAATTACCTCAACCTGAAGTAGAGATTGACGAGTTGAAGGAGGATGGAAAGCCGGTAGAAGTAAAACTTGAGCTGAA
This portion of the Trifolium pratense cultivar HEN17-A07 linkage group LG3, ARS_RC_1.1, whole genome shotgun sequence genome encodes:
- the LOC123916179 gene encoding uncharacterized protein LOC123916179, with product MGNSLRCCLACVLPCGALDLIRIVHLNGCVDEITHSITAGEILKANPNHILSKPSSQGVVRRILIISPETELKRGSIYFLIPETSLPENKRNGSIVSDSHINKKSSLSSKKRSTKCSDDGEGEDKNGHLQYKEKKSSRRDRKKGRVGIWRPHLASISED